The genomic DNA GTACGCGCGGGCGCAGTCCGCGTAACGCGAGGGGGCCGACCCCACGGAGTACCGCATCACCGCGGGCAGCAGCATGGCGTTCGACAGGCCGTGCGCCACGTGGAAGTGGGCTCCGATGGGCCGGCTCATCCCGTGCACCAGTGCGACGGAGCTGTTGGAGAACGCGATCCCCGCCTGGGTCGCGGCGAGCATCATCGCCTCGCGAGCTGGCCGGTCGGCGCCGTCGGCGTACACGGCGCGGATGTTCGCCGCTATGGTCGAGATCGCGGTGAGCGCGAAGCCGTCGGCGAACGGGTTGGCCTTGCGGCTCACGTACGCCTCGATGGCGTGCGTGAGCGCGTCCACCCCGGTGTCCGCGGTGAGGCGCGCGGGCATCGACAGCGTGAGCTCGTAATCCACGATCGCCGCCACGGGCAAGAAGGCCGGCCCCGGGCAGAGCATCTTCTCGTCACTCGCGCTGTCGGTGATGATGCTGAACTGGGTGGCCTCGCTGCCGCTGCCGGCGGTCGTCGGGATCGCGATCACCGGAAGCGCGGGCCCGACGGTGACCGTCGGCGCCTTGTAATCCCGCATGGCGCCCCCGCCCGCGGCGAGCACCGCGAGCGCCTTGGCGGTGTCCAGGGGGCTGCCGCCGCCCAGGCCGATCACGCAGTCCGCGCTGTGCTCGCGGACCACGGCGAGACCGGGGCCGAGCGAGTCCGTCGTCGGGTCGGGCACCGTCCCGTCGAAGACGGAGACCTCACACCCCGCGCCGGTCAACGCCGCCACGAGGCGCGCGACGGTGCCCTGCGCGGAGAGGAAGGCATCCGTGACGACCACGGGCCGCGAGAACCCGAGGTCCTTGACCAGGCGACCGGAGTCGGCGAGCGCCCCGCCTCCGACCGTGAGCCGACGGGGAAGTCCTATCTGCGCTGCAGTCATGTGACGAACGTACCTAGACTTCTCCGCATGGCTGAGCAGATCGGTGAAGGCACACACGAATTCGAGCCGCACCACGCCGCGGTCGGGGACCGTCTCAACTGGTTGCGCGCCGGCGTCCTCGGTGCGAACGACGGGCTCATCTCCACCGCGGGCATCGTCATCGGCGTGGCCGCCGCGACGGGCGAGTCCTCGGCGATCCTCACCGCGGGCATCGCAGGCCTCACCGCGGGCGCCGTGTCGATGGCGCTCGGCGAGTACGTCTCGGTGAGCACCCAGCGCGACACCGAGGTGGCGCTCATCGCCAAGGAGAAGGCCGAACTCACCGAGATGCCCGACGACGAGTTCGCCGAGCTCGAGCAGATCTACCGGCGGAAGGGCCTCTCCCCCGACACGGCGCGTCGCGTCGCCGAGGAGCTCACCGCGAACGACCCGCTGCAGGCGCACCTCGACGCCGAGCTCGGCATCGACGAGGAGAACCTCACCAGCCCGGTCGCGGCCGCCCTGTCGTCGGCCGTCTCGTTCAGCATCGGAGCGGCCATTCCGATCCTCGCCTCGCTGATCGAGGCGCAGCGGATCCTCGCGATCGTCGTCGCCGTACTGGTGGGCCTCGCGCTCACCGGCTTCGTCTCGGCGCGGCTCGGTGGGGCCGAGGTCCGGCGCGCGACCGCCCGCGTCGTGCTCGGCGGCCTCATCGCGATGGCCGTCACCTACGCCGTGGGTAAGCTCCTCGGCACCACCGGAATCGCCTGAGGAGACACCGTGATCGCACGATTCGCAGACAAGACGCCCCGCGTCGCCGAAACGGCCTGGGTGGCCGAGACGGCCACCGTGGTGGGCGACGTCGAACTCGGACCGGGCGTCGGCGTCTTCTACAGCGCCGTGGTGCGGGGCGACACGACGCCGATCGTGATCGGCGAGAACAGCAACGTCCAGGACGGTGTGGCGATGCACGCCGACCCGGGCTTCCCACTGACCGTCGGCGCGCGGGTGTCCATCGGCCACAATGCGGTCGTGCACGGCTGCACCGTCGGCGACGACGTGCTGATCGGCATGGGCGCGGTCGTGCTCAACGGCGCGGTGATCGGCGCCGGCAGCCTGATCGCGGCGAACGCGCTCGTTCCTCAGGGCATGGAGGTGCCGCCCGGGTCGATGGTCGCGGGCGTGCCCGCGAAGGTGCGACGCGAGCTGTCCGACGAGGAGCGCGCCGGCATCACGGCGAACGCCGCGGGCTACCAGTTCCTCACGCAGGCCCACTCGACGCAGACCGGCCCGGCGTAGGCCTCCGAGTCCGGGGCGCAGGGCCGGGGCCCCGGAGCGCGCGCACTCAGAGCCCGGACCACACCATCGTCGCGCCGGAGTGCCCGGCGGCGATCACGCCCCAGATGCACGCGGCCGCGGCCACCGTCGACACCACCCCCAGCACGACGGTCCCCGCGCGACCGGACAGCACCGTCGCCCCGGAGGCGCGCGAGGCGACGACGGGGCTGGACCCGGCCCACACCAGGACCGCCACGACGAGCAACCCCAGCGACCACAGGAAGGTCGCGGTCCCCTGGGTGGAATGGCCGGCGATCTGCTCGCGCATCCCCTCCATCGACGGGCGCTGCTCCAGCTTCTCGCCGGATTCCTTCGCCAGGTAGCACGCCACCGCCGCGACCAGCGCGAACACGGGGAGTCCTGCGCCCAGCCGGGTACGCGCGGCGGGCCACCACGCGGCGAGCACGAGGGCGAACGCCGCCAGCGGCAACAGCACCACCGCGGCGTGGACCAACAGCGGATGACTCGGAATTCCCGCGATCTCGGTGAGCACGCATCAATGCTGGCAGAGTGGACCCCGTGACGCAGACAACTCAGCCAAGCTTCTGCCCCACGCGGCGCGCGGTCCTCGCGGCCCTTCCCGGTATCGCGATCCTGCCCGTCGCGGTGGCCTGTGGAACGACCTCGAAGTCCGACGACACCGCGTCGGGGTCCACCCCCGCCGACGGCTCCAGCGGTGGATCGGCGCCGGGCAGAGGCGCCCGGGTCCCCGTGGCCCAGGTACCCGTCGGGAGCGCCGTGGTGATCGCAGGCCCGAAGCCCTACGTGGTGGCCCAGCCCACCGACGGCACGTTCGTGGCCTTCGACGCCGCCTGCACCCACCAGGGCGCGACCGTGTCGGCCCAGGACGGGCTCACCCTCGAGTGCCCCGCCCACGGGAGCAGGTTCAACGGAGGTACCGGCGCGGTCGAGAAGGGGCCCGCCAAGGCGGCCCTGGCCTCGGCCCCGGTGCGCCGTGACGGGGAGGAACTCGTCGTCGGCTGACGGCGAGTGATAGACATGGACCCGAAAGCTACCGCGTTGTAGCATGACAGGAACGTTATTGAACGGGTCTCAGTAGGCAGCCTCTGCCGGGACCTTCACCACATCAACGAGGAGGCTCCCGTGGCCAATCCCGAGGCGATCTACAAGGACGTGCTCATCGTGGGCGCCGGGCTCGCCGGCATCGACACGGCGTACCGCGTGTCGAACGAGGTACCGCACCTCAGCTATGCCGTGCTCGAGCAGCGCGCCGAGATGGGCGGTACCTGGGACCTGTTCAAGTACCCCGGCATCCGGTCCGATTCCGACATCTTCAGCCTGAGCTACCCGTTCCTGCCCTGGAAGGGCACGAACCGTCTGGCCAGTGGCCCGGAGATCAAGGCCTACATCGAAGAGGCCGCCGCGAAGTTCGGCATCGACAAGAACATCAGCTTCAACACCCGGGTCGGCACCGTCGACTTCGATTCCCGGACCGACCTGTGGACCCTCACCGCCGAGCGCGACGGCGAGAAGGTCGTCTACCAGTCGCGGTTCCTCGTGGCCTGCACCGGCTACTACAACTACGAGGCCGGCTACGAGCCGCCCTTCCCCGGCATCGACCAGTACCGGGGCCAGGTCGTGCACCCGCAGCACTGGCCCGAGGATCTCGACTACAAGGGCAAGAAGGTCGTGGTCATCGGATCCGGCGCCACCGCGATCACTCTGATCCCGTCGATGGCCGACGACGTCGAGCACATCATCATGCTGCAGCGCTCCCCCACGTACGTGCTGCCGGTCCCGAACGCCGACCCCCTCACCAAGTTCGGTGCGAAGGTCCTGCCCGCCCAGGTCGCGCACAACATCACCCGCAACGTCAACGCCGTCATCAACGTCGGGCAGTACGTTCTCGCGCGCTCCTTCCCGAAGACCTCGCGCAAGTTCCTGCGCAAGCTCAACCAGGCCATGCTGCCCGAGGGCTACGAGGTGGACGTCCACTTCAAGCCGAAGTACGAGCCCTGGGATCAGCGCCTGTGCGTGGTGCCCAACGGCGACCTGTTCAAGACGATCAAGGACGGCAAGGCCGAGGTGGTCACCGACACCATCGACACCTTCACCGAGACCGGCATCCGCCTGTCCTCGGGGCGCGAGCTCGAGGCCGACATCGTGATCACCGCGACCGGCCTGCAGCTGCTGGCCTTCGGTGGCGTCGAGGTCAACGTCGACGGTGCTCCGATCAAGCCGAACGACAAGTTCGCCTATAACGGCTACATGCTCGAGGGCGTGCCGAACTTCGCGTTCATCATCGGTTACACCAACAACTCCTGGACCCTGCGCGCCGACATCTCGGCCCGCGGGATCGCGCGCCTGCTCAACCACATGGTGGTCAAGGGCTACACGCACGTCGAGCCCCAGGTCGGCGACCATGTCCTCACCGAGCACCCCGCGCTGGACCTGACCTCCGGCTACGTGCAGCGTTCGCCCGACGCGATGCCCAAGGCCGCGACCGAGCAGCCGTGGATGATCCGGCACAACTTCGTGCTGGACTCGCTGGACTACCAGCGCTCCCGCGTGGACGCCCCCGAGCTGAAGTTCGGAACCATCGCGGCACCGTCGAAGGCCGGCGTCTGATCGGCTGATCCCGATAACGGAAGAACCCGCCCCCCTCGATGGAGGGGGCGGGTTCTTCCGTTCGGTCCGGCGACCGGGCTCAGGAGCCCGGGACGTAGGTGCCGCCGACGGTGTTGCGCACGACGATCGGCGAGCCGATCGGGAAGTTGTCGTAGAAGTACTTGCCGTTGGCGGTGCTCACGTTGAGGCAGCCGTGGCTCACGTTGGACACGCCCTGCTGGTTCACCGACCACGGGGCGGCGTGCACGAAGATGCCGCTCCACGACATGCGCGTCGCGTATTCGACGTAGGTGCGGTACCCCTCCGGGGAGTCGACCGGCACGCCGTACGTGGACGAGTCCATGTACATGTCGCGCTTCTTCTCCATGGTGTAGTACGTGCCGTTCGGCGTGGGGTGCTTGTCGGTGCCGAAGGACGTCGGCATCGTCTTGACGACCTCGCCGTTGTGCCAGATGGTGATCTGCTTGGTGTTGTCGTCCGCCAGGGCGACCCAGCCGGTCTTGGTGGCGACAGGAGGCTCGGGCGACGCCGCGACGGTCTCGCTCGTCTCGGTGGCGCCGGCCGGCTTCGACGGACCCGTCGGGCGCGGCGTGGTCGGGCGCGACGGGGTCGTGGGAGCCGCGCCCGCGACGGCCGCGGAGGCCGTGGCCGCGACGATCGCCGCTGCCGCGCCCGCGCCGAGGCGTGCGAAGCCGCGGCGAGTGACGCCGGTGGGACCGAGGTTCCGGTCAGTCATCGTTGTTCCTCCTGCGGTATCAAGCTTTGCGCACGATTCTACGGGTCGAGGGGCTCAGGTGAAGAAATCACTGAACCGGAGCTGAGGATCACACCGCCGGCGTTAAGCATCCAGTGGGCCAGGAAACAGGGCCACCACCTGCCGGTTCTCCGGGCAAGGGCGTCCATCAGGGCCCCGAAGCCCGCGGTGACGCCGATTGTCGGAAATACGGGGTCGTGAGCGCTTCGTGCGGCACCGACATGCCACAGTCCGAACGCCAGCGGGCTCGCCACGGCGCCCACTCGCCGCCCGTACGCCGCCTGCAGCGTCGGCGTGAGGGACCCGCGGAAGAGCATCTCCTCCGGCAGTGCGGTGCCGAGGGGGATGTCGACGAGCATCCACGTCGCCCGGTTCGACGGTGCCTCCCGCTGCACGGGCCGCACGAGCGCGAGCCCGGCGCCCGCGAGCGCACCCCCGGCGGCGACGCCGGCGGCCGTCGGCACCCGGGTCCGGGCCAGCGCGGCGTCGGCGGCGCAGAAGGCGAGCGTCGCCGCGGAGCGTGCGTCGCGCGTCCACCCGTACCGGCTC from Tsukamurella paurometabola includes the following:
- a CDS encoding iron-containing alcohol dehydrogenase; translated protein: MTAAQIGLPRRLTVGGGALADSGRLVKDLGFSRPVVVTDAFLSAQGTVARLVAALTGAGCEVSVFDGTVPDPTTDSLGPGLAVVREHSADCVIGLGGGSPLDTAKALAVLAAGGGAMRDYKAPTVTVGPALPVIAIPTTAGSGSEATQFSIITDSASDEKMLCPGPAFLPVAAIVDYELTLSMPARLTADTGVDALTHAIEAYVSRKANPFADGFALTAISTIAANIRAVYADGADRPAREAMMLAATQAGIAFSNSSVALVHGMSRPIGAHFHVAHGLSNAMLLPAVMRYSVGSAPSRYADCARAYGLVGETDEALGQALVAAIEQLCSDLAVPTPRAYGIDRARWVELAPLMAEQALASGSPGNNPCVPGADEIVALYDEVYG
- a CDS encoding VIT1/CCC1 transporter family protein; its protein translation is MAEQIGEGTHEFEPHHAAVGDRLNWLRAGVLGANDGLISTAGIVIGVAAATGESSAILTAGIAGLTAGAVSMALGEYVSVSTQRDTEVALIAKEKAELTEMPDDEFAELEQIYRRKGLSPDTARRVAEELTANDPLQAHLDAELGIDEENLTSPVAAALSSAVSFSIGAAIPILASLIEAQRILAIVVAVLVGLALTGFVSARLGGAEVRRATARVVLGGLIAMAVTYAVGKLLGTTGIA
- a CDS encoding gamma carbonic anhydrase family protein, yielding MIARFADKTPRVAETAWVAETATVVGDVELGPGVGVFYSAVVRGDTTPIVIGENSNVQDGVAMHADPGFPLTVGARVSIGHNAVVHGCTVGDDVLIGMGAVVLNGAVIGAGSLIAANALVPQGMEVPPGSMVAGVPAKVRRELSDEERAGITANAAGYQFLTQAHSTQTGPA
- a CDS encoding DUF2231 domain-containing protein, translated to MLTEIAGIPSHPLLVHAAVVLLPLAAFALVLAAWWPAARTRLGAGLPVFALVAAVACYLAKESGEKLEQRPSMEGMREQIAGHSTQGTATFLWSLGLLVVAVLVWAGSSPVVASRASGATVLSGRAGTVVLGVVSTVAAAACIWGVIAAGHSGATMVWSGL
- a CDS encoding Rieske (2Fe-2S) protein; this encodes MTQTTQPSFCPTRRAVLAALPGIAILPVAVACGTTSKSDDTASGSTPADGSSGGSAPGRGARVPVAQVPVGSAVVIAGPKPYVVAQPTDGTFVAFDAACTHQGATVSAQDGLTLECPAHGSRFNGGTGAVEKGPAKAALASAPVRRDGEELVVG
- a CDS encoding flavin-containing monooxygenase, whose translation is MANPEAIYKDVLIVGAGLAGIDTAYRVSNEVPHLSYAVLEQRAEMGGTWDLFKYPGIRSDSDIFSLSYPFLPWKGTNRLASGPEIKAYIEEAAAKFGIDKNISFNTRVGTVDFDSRTDLWTLTAERDGEKVVYQSRFLVACTGYYNYEAGYEPPFPGIDQYRGQVVHPQHWPEDLDYKGKKVVVIGSGATAITLIPSMADDVEHIIMLQRSPTYVLPVPNADPLTKFGAKVLPAQVAHNITRNVNAVINVGQYVLARSFPKTSRKFLRKLNQAMLPEGYEVDVHFKPKYEPWDQRLCVVPNGDLFKTIKDGKAEVVTDTIDTFTETGIRLSSGRELEADIVITATGLQLLAFGGVEVNVDGAPIKPNDKFAYNGYMLEGVPNFAFIIGYTNNSWTLRADISARGIARLLNHMVVKGYTHVEPQVGDHVLTEHPALDLTSGYVQRSPDAMPKAATEQPWMIRHNFVLDSLDYQRSRVDAPELKFGTIAAPSKAGV
- a CDS encoding L,D-transpeptidase; the protein is MTDRNLGPTGVTRRGFARLGAGAAAAIVAATASAAVAGAAPTTPSRPTTPRPTGPSKPAGATETSETVAASPEPPVATKTGWVALADDNTKQITIWHNGEVVKTMPTSFGTDKHPTPNGTYYTMEKKRDMYMDSSTYGVPVDSPEGYRTYVEYATRMSWSGIFVHAAPWSVNQQGVSNVSHGCLNVSTANGKYFYDNFPIGSPIVVRNTVGGTYVPGS
- a CDS encoding CPBP family intramembrane glutamic endopeptidase, which translates into the protein MTGRRGAPALATGAAVAWSNAVLPRLASRYGWTRDARSAATLAFCAADAALARTRVPTAAGVAAGGALAGAGLALVRPVQREAPSNRATWMLVDIPLGTALPEEMLFRGSLTPTLQAAYGRRVGAVASPLAFGLWHVGAARSAHDPVFPTIGVTAGFGALMDALARRTGRWWPCFLAHWMLNAGGVILSSGSVISSPEPLDP